One segment of Deltaproteobacteria bacterium DNA contains the following:
- a CDS encoding ABC transporter ATP-binding protein — protein sequence MLKVNNIDVYYGEVQALWEVSLEVNEGEYVALLGANGAGKTTTLNTISGLLRPKRGNIEFLGQDLSHVPAYKTAEMGIAHVPEARRLFQEMTVKENLIMGSLPQKAKKKRKESIDWVFTLFPRLKERQHQEAGTLSGGEQQMLAIGRGLMLHPKLLMLDEPSLGLAPFLVDEVFKIIKKVNEEGITILLVEQNVVHALSSCTKAYILENGRITLQGKGKDLLNNEHIKKVYLGI from the coding sequence ATGCTCAAGGTAAATAATATAGATGTTTATTATGGAGAGGTTCAAGCCTTATGGGAAGTCTCCCTTGAAGTGAATGAAGGAGAATATGTTGCTCTATTGGGAGCCAATGGTGCCGGTAAAACTACCACCTTAAATACCATCTCCGGACTATTGCGACCAAAAAGGGGAAACATTGAATTTTTGGGACAGGACCTTAGTCATGTTCCAGCCTATAAAACTGCTGAGATGGGCATTGCCCATGTTCCTGAAGCAAGGCGACTGTTCCAAGAGATGACAGTTAAAGAAAACCTGATAATGGGTTCCCTACCCCAAAAAGCGAAAAAGAAAAGAAAAGAAAGTATAGATTGGGTATTTACACTCTTTCCCAGGTTAAAAGAGAGACAACACCAGGAAGCAGGAACCTTAAGCGGTGGAGAGCAACAAATGTTAGCCATAGGTAGAGGATTGATGTTGCACCCTAAATTACTTATGTTAGACGAACCCTCCTTAGGATTAGCGCCTTTTTTGGTGGATGAGGTATTTAAAATCATTAAAAAAGTTAATGAGGAAGGTATCACCATTCTGTTGGTAGAACAAAATGTAGTGCATGCTTTAAGCTCATGCACAAAAGCCTATATCTTAGAAAACGGCAGGATAACCCTTCAGGGCAAAGGCAAAGACCTACTCAACAACGAACATATCAAAAAAGTTTACTTAGGCATCTGA